In Chanodichthys erythropterus isolate Z2021 chromosome 20, ASM2448905v1, whole genome shotgun sequence, the genomic stretch TCCCCCTCTTAGTCCTTTGCAGCTTCTTACTGGGGCAACATTGATTGCTtctacagtaaatacattttggtgGTGTGGTGTTCTGTCATGGATTAAGATGAAAAGGAAGGCAATGAGGAATATAGCTTGAAAATAAGTGGGTTACACAAAAGGTTGTATTTCATtgatatacaaaaatatatctTGTTAACACAAATAACACCAGACAAAGAACTGAACAAACGTgaaggcatatatatatatatatatatatatatatatatatatatatatatatatatatatatatatatatatatatatatatacaaaagatAATTTAAAATACAGACAGATGTGCACTAATAAATCATATAATGAAAAACCATGTTAACTGATAAACGGGAACATAGAAATGAGGAGACAGGAACCAAAGATAAACATACTAAAGGTccttaaaaataaaaccaaagcACATCAAACTAATAATAACTGTGACACAAATGCAGCTCCCAACATTAATGTAACTTGACACCACTTATGTTTCATAtagtttacttttaaaaaatggaaGAAGCACTTGTTTCGTAGAAAaagttttctctttctctttcagaTTTAATTTGGCTCATGTTAATGACAGTGATATTGGACTGAAGACGGATCTGGTAACCATCAACCCCACTCAGATTCAGAGAGAGTCAGTATCTACACACACTTCTCTCAGTgagattattttaaattgtaattataagACATTTTATTATCATACTTGCAACACACCTATACAGGCATatgttcttttgtttgtttgttttttcaatagtGTTTATTAGATGTTCTTTGTGTGTCTAAAGATACAAAAACCTGGAAAAGAATCCAGATCTGTTGGTGGAGCAGGTCAGTGTGTACGGAAACGCCTCCCTCATTATTCCCGCCTTTGCCTACACGTTCTGCACGTCACCGTCAATGAAAGCTCTCAAAGTCCTCCAGCCAATCAGACCTCAGCAGCCAGTGGTGTTTTACAGCCCTTATTACCTGCGGAAACTGGACCGTTTCTGGAAGGGGCGTGGCATACGAGAGGTCCGGCTCTCGTCAGGGTTTATTATGATCAGCAAAGCGATGGAAGTGTGTGAGCATGTGCACGTTTACGGATTCTGGCCGTTCGACAGTGACCTGCAGAAGCGTCCAGTTCCATACCATTATTATGACCTGAATCGCCCGCACCCCTACATGCACAAGATCCCGGTGGAGTTTGTGCGGCTGCTGCAGCTCCACAGCCAGGGGGCGCTAACACTACACTTGCAGCCCTGCGCCTCATAGACACGCACTCAAGACTATGTCTGAAATCTCTTTGAAATGCAATGATTTAACTGCGAACGCTGcatgtttcaaaataaaatcagGACACAGTTGCACGGGCTCACGTTTTCAAAGCAGTTCGCAATCAATATGATACTGTTGATTAACTATGACAATGTTTACCTATGAAGTTTATATAATTCCTGCAAATTTGTCACATTTCTAAAAAGAACAACTGAGTTGTTTACAGGGTTAACCATGGTAACCGCTATATTTCTGCTGTTCTATAAGCATCACCAACTGTTAGAGcgtgaaatataattttattcagctgatggctcatatttatataaataaatctataatataaatataaatttataatcTTGACTCCCTTTCCTTACAAAAATGGCTTAATAtgagatttatttttaaataaaactatataaaactgtaaagttgtTTAAATTCATTGTTTGTACTGTCCTTTAATGGTTCATAAACACCGCCTGTATGGTgaatttttgtaaatgtaagcAACTAATTTAGACACTCAAACTGGGTGCCAGTGTGGTCAGACTTACATGCTTGGCCAGATAGCCTTGCTTTAATGTAATATATGGATTAGTTAACTGGAAATATAAGGGAGGTTTTGGTTATTTCCACAGGAAAAGTCATGCGCACATATATATAACAAGGGTCACCTTTGCATAAACATCAACACAACTCAGGTTCGTTTAAATAAATCCCCAAGGTTTATTGATGGTTTTACAAAGTTATTATGCAGGACACCCTTTGTAACCAAGCCAGAGTTGAGCATCAAACcacacaaaaataacaaaaaagaaaatcacacaAAAAACCTGTacataaattcataaaaagAAATCTTGTGATTCACACAATTCATCAAAGTGAATTACATGCAAAAATAGCTCAACTCTGCTCCAACACTCGGTGCAAAACAGAGTCCAAGGGTGATATTGTGACATACTGATAAGCCTCTTCTTTccattattgttaataatagtGGCAACTTGCACTCTTAAATGTGCGCTGAAAATTGCCAGCTGATAAAACCTATTATCCAGGGACCATATTCATATAAATAGgctaaatgtacattttaactGGCTGAGCTAGATAGTGACTGACACTAAATAGGGCCTAGTAGAAAATCAGTCCAGTCTCTCCAGCAGTAAATGTCATTGGCTGTTAAAGTCTTCTGTTGCTTATAATAAATTGACATGTTGATAACACACACATAAGCATTGTTTCAGAATGCTATCAATTACATGTAGCTTAGATCAGATGCATACTATGCATTCGTGTGGTAGTGCTTAGCTctgggaaaaaagaaaaataacagtATACTCACTACAGAAGTTTGAGAGGGGAggagttgtgtgtgtgtgtgtgtgtgtgtgtgtgtgtgtgtgtgtgtgtgtgtcgcctTTAACCACTCaatctcacactcacacactagTGCAGGTGTGATGGCATTGGTGTCTCTCCAGTGGATCGTCAGGCTGCTGATGGTCCTGATCCTCTttcagggtgtgtgtgtgatgttttACTACACACCCAACACACACTCGTCCAGGTGAGCGCTTTTATCTCAATATTCATTGTGATTCAATAATCGctatttaaattacattaaatcgGTGCTTGGCACTCCCAAGTCacctcaatggcaaaaagtgtcccaatcgcCCTGAGTTCACCCTATAATAACTAATAAAGTCTTATAGTTTATAAGTGTTATtaaataaggtttttttttatgatatgcTTGCTGTCATGAAGTTGTTCAATTGGTTCAAGAGacccaattctgattttttcctCTCATGTGGCACAGATCGGATATGAGTCACGATCGTGTAAGCAAGATTCCGATATTCACAGATCGGTTTCAGGTCTCATTCATATGTGGAAATAAATCAGATATAACTCGGATACGTGCGTTTGCTCCTGCCGTGTAAGCGATATTCCTCTGTAAATGCGACCCCTGCGTCATTGAAAAGTGAGTTGAAAAGTGAGTACAGACATACCTATAACAAACGGAACATCCCTAGTTGACTGGCAgagtattaatttaatttgtttgtgttaaataaaaggTGATCTGACGTTGAAATGTGTTGATCTTGAAAGCACACTGAATGCTCGTTGCCGCTGTTGTCAGTGACGACGGCTCGTGCACAGATGCGCGCTTCAGTTAGTTCTATTAGTTCCATTgaaaccacaaaataaaaagcacaCAAATTTGTACCTGCCCTTGATATTAAATCACTGGTGAACGCATTTGGTCAACAGATCGAATCTCTGACCATGCATTAACACTTGCAGTGTACTAAATGTAGCCAAAGAAACACACGTGTATTGgtatttaaatgtcatttttaagttttgaaacatcattataattttaatcAGAATAGAAATGTTTTCGATTTGTTATGCTGGAGAGTAAAGTTGATCAGAACTTGATCGGCGCTGAATCAGAGATAAGATTGTTTAGTTTGAGCACAGGCTGTGTTTCACTCTCTAGCTGCTCTTCAAATTAATCTTTCGATTTGCTGTGAAAATATGacgtttaaacatttttttgcgTTTCTGCATAAATTATTCCACAAGTTTGATAATGTGCTAACTCGTGATACGCATTGTACACAATGCCAATGCTTGTATGTTTTCGTGCCTTATAGTCGCAGAGTATAGTTAGCAGATTAGAGATAGATGGTATCCTAATATATCTACTTTTTGCGACGATATAAACAATCGCAGGTTTGGACATATATTGCTATCTAGCTTTTTGTGACGATTAAAATGAGATTcttgcatttcttttttattaaatcgTAGCACTAATTTATCTTGTGTTAGATTTCAGATGGAATAAAGATTATTGGCACGAAACGGAAGttgcaaaagtgtttttttttttcttattgtggcgtatatccaagtgaaatggcATTTGGAACAAGGAAAAGGTGTACACAGATGTTCACTAGCGGTTTATTTTACAGTGAGCATCAGTGATATAGTTTTGCTGTAATCACACATGGGCTTGTTCCTGAATCAACAAATAATCGGAATTCACGGGAATTTTAGGGTTATTGGTTTCATTGTATTGGTTTCATTGACATGTAATGTTTACCCTTGAGAACAATGTTGTACATCCTGTTTTTCAAGAACTGCTCCACCCTTTAAAAAAGACCCAAATAGGAATAAACGGGTTGTAGTTCTGTAGTTTTGAaacaatgcaatacaatgatgattgagagacaaacaaataaaccttcctcaaaagcctgattATCATACTTGATGctcattatttttcttaaaaaaaacgaCGATGTATAATCAATCATAACCCCATGACGGGTAgttttaggggcggggttagtGGTAGGCCACTCGGGCAAATTCATAAGAATTTGGCAACTTGTAAAATACTTAccttttagaaaaaaacatacGAATTCGTACGAGTAAGGTTGTATGAAttagccaccttgtaaaatacTTATGATTTAGCAAAAATGTACGAATTcttacgttttttgctaaatcgtaaaGTGGAAGATAAATTGGAGTTAGCCAGCTTGCAAAAAAAGTACGAAttaattgccgtgagatcgggttgtaTAATGAATGTGGAAGATTACCATGATTCAAATACGTTTAACTGTATAGAGGCTTTAGAAATTCacatatcaaatatgatacagtaaGCTTTATAAGGTTGTTTTTCTTTCAGAGATGGGATGACAGACACGCTACAGCAGCTGCACTGCGCAAAACTCAGACGCAAGTTTTCCATAATCAAACCAGCCAAAAGGTGCGTGAGAATGAGGATCAGCCAGTGTTAGGTTATATTTCAGGACTAAAAAACAcggttgatatttgaaatatgaaatatttccGCAACTTTTAATTAATGCTTATGTTTCCCTCTCAGTATAGTTCTCAAGAGCTTCACGCAGGATCTTTCAGATTTCATGAGTTGCCCgtataaatcaaataaaactgAGCGTGAGCTAAACAGGTTTGTGTCTTTAATGTCTTTACATTCACGCTTATGCGTTTGACAGgcacttttttacattttgatgaaTTGCCTGGGGATTGTACTGATGGTCTTGGTGCAATAATCTGCTATTTGAGCGACAGAAACAACTTGTATGTTCAGTTGCACATTCCTTTAGGGTCTTTATTGTATGTCCATGAGAAGAGAAGTTGTTGAGCAAGTCCCATTGTCATGTGAAACCATAGAGATCTCAATGAATATGGTTTGTTCtgactgtgtgtttgtgatgCATATTGAGTATTTTTACGTCAGATCCTCaaactcttctctctctctctgttcatGACAGAGTCAGGCTGCAGTTTTGTTGTAATGCCACAGAATCATTCATCATCACCAAACGCAACACAGCCGTCAATCAAACCATCCCATATGAAACAAGcacaacaaaaacatacaaaatgacTGAAGCACTTCACAGTATGCTGCCCGAGGTGTGTGTGGTTCTGGTAAACCCAACAATATGAGGACAAAATATGATTGCAAAAGATGGGGAAATCCTTGGTCAACATCTTataaatcatgtttttaaaaaaatgtacaaatgtagaaagttttctgtgatgggtagacTTAGGGTTAAGGgagagaatatacagtttgtacagtataaaaatcatcatgtctatggaatgtcctcataaTGATAGaaatacgtgtgtgtgtgtgtgtgtgtgtgtgtgtgtgtgtgtgtgtgtgtgtgtgtgtgtatatgcagGACATCCCCTGGTCCGGTCGGCGTCTGGGTCGGTGTGCTGTGGTCGGCAGTGGTGGGATTTTGAAAAACAGCAGCTGTGGACGTGAGATTGACAGCGCAGACTTCGTCATACGGTAAACACATCCCATCATTCCTTGCTCCCTCACTGACCACAACACATCCGTCAGGATTCATCCATCCTTCCTGTTAATatgatattttctctctctttcaggtTTAATTTGGCAGCGGTTAATGACAGTGATGTTGGGATGAAGACCGATCTGATAACAATCAACCCCAGCCAGATTCGgtcagtgtttttctttttaaggaTGGGGAGTAACTATTATAGTGTATTTCTGGTCTAATGCCAGCAATAGAGTTTGCTGTAACTGTTCATAGCTATTTCTGCTCATTTGTAAGCATTTTAAACAGGTATGTTAATAGTTCTGTTTTCGAAGATAAATAACGCTATGTAAACTAGTTTCATGATATTGCACAGTTTAATCTTAtcacattaaagggttatttcacccccccccccccacacacacacaaaaaaaaaaaaaaaattgtaatttactcaccctcatgttgttccaaacccataagacttttgtttattttctgaacattaattaatttttatgttgACAGTCTACGTAACTGACAAAACtaacttcaaaaagttcataaagagatcgtaaagcTAATCTATATGGTTTAGTCCAGATTTCTAAAGAGACTTGATTGCTTTGTATGATGaaaagcatgtttgagcttcagcaagaaccaatgaggttcattctcgtgttacgcagcatgtttgagcatCTCAAAggcatatggattagttttacattttcttaaTGAAGTTTTTGACGCGACAAAGCGGTAGTTGCGTCTGGTTTGAGGCACAGAAATCTTTCAGATCTCCATATttcatctttttattttattcattttttttttatttttttataattcattCCTATTGGTCACCCTTTACTTCTGTTTGAGGGTTTTGCAAATGTTTAACCAACGAAAAGTCATACTGTAGCGAGTATGTTTTAATATACGTTTTTTTTTCCAACACATTGACAATATACTATCACAGATACAAGCGATCACAGATGCAAGCGTTGTTTCTGAATGTGCTAAGATATGCTTTCAATATGATAAACTTGTAAACCCAGCCAGTATATTcacaataaaagcattcaaacTGCAATAGCCTATTTAACATATAACTGCAAAGCGTCCAACATGTAAACAATATGATTTACACACTAAATCCAGCATAAACTCTGACACAACCTGTACTTTTTTAAATGCTCAAGACAGAACATCACAGCGATTTGCTGCCACCTTGTGTTTTCTGCTTGATATTTGCATAAAAGTTTTGCTCCATTTTGCTGTTAATCATTAAGCTGTTGCGTTGtctcagaagtctgtccaaaAATCAGTATCACTTATAGGATTGTCAGAAGGGGAGAAATCAGTCCAAAATCACCCCAAATATCTATAGTGTTTGGCTGGCGTAAAGCGCCCCACTATTTTACTATAACTAGTTAATCTGTGGTGGAAAATGGAACTGCAGCGCAATAATTGAGAGCCATTGGGGCAGATTTCAGGCTGCCCAACTCTTCACGTCACTTTATGTAAACCTCGTTACAAAACAAGGCGATATACATCTGCTTCAGCTATGTATGAGTCTGCATCAGGTCAGTAACTAGTTGGCATGTCTGTTCTTCCTATGTGGAAAAGTGtatcaaattaataaaaatataaatcctTTAGTTTAAGTGTGCTCATGTGAGTAGCCTAGTTCTGTTGTTTGTTCTGAGAATAGACATTCTTTTCCTCAGGGGAATTGTGTGTTGTGCTAATCAACATTAGAGCGCCACTCGGGCTGAATAAAGCAAGAACATTAAGCCTCTGCCAAAAGTATGTCTGCATGTGTTCAgggattattaaaatataaagctTACAAAATGCTTAACATAATCTAGCGCTGAGATGGTCACGCTACTGATAATAACATATGATATACAGcaaaacattttgtaacattcCGTGCTGATACATCCGGTATCATCCAAGTTCCAAAGAAACCCCACCCTGGAGGACTGAATGTGGACTGAAACGTGCAGAAGTTTGCAGACGTAACTGCTATCGTGGGCTGTATCAGGAGTGGACAGGAGGAGTACAGGTTACGTGGTGCGACCTCAACCACCTACACCTTCACACCACCAAGACCAGGGAGATGGTGGTGGACTTCAAAAGGCCCAGGCCTCAACCGGAGCCTGTGACCATCAACGGCGACTGTGTGGAGCTGGTAAAGCGGGCGTTTGAAGCGTGTATGACAAGCCgatttaacatttaacagcTAGACTGGATATGTGTTGCGGATATCTGTATTTCAGTTTTGCCTCGTCAAAAAGAACATTTCGGATGTCCGCAACTGCATTCTTCCTAtccataattttcatttcagatATCCGCAAAGACATTCTTCCTAGGACAAAGGACATCACTTTTGCCATTCATTTGTATGGGgtttatcattacagttatctAGAATTCAGTTGCAGATATCCACTATGTGAATTACGGATATCTGTAACTGAATTGTAGATATCTGTAATTCCAGTTTGAGATATCTACAATTTGATTCTGACTAGTCACAACTCCAGTTCAAGATATCTTTAATTCAACTCAATTCAAGATATCTACATGTTCCTTTTCAGATATCTCAAATTAAGTTTTGACTAGGTCTAATGACGTTGTAGATATCTGTAACCGGAATTATGACTAGTCAAAATGGCATTGTAGATATCTCAAACTGGAGTTAGGGATAGTCATAATTTAATTGTAGATATCTATTATCAAGTTATGGATATCttgaaattaattttgattAGAGATATCTGAAATCTGAGATATCGGTAACTTTCATTCCGCCTAGTCAAAATGTAATTGCAGATATCTCAAATTAAGTTTTGACTAGGCGAAATGACGTTGCAGATATCTTTATGCAAATCAGGCCGGCACTTTTAGGCGGGAGCAGAGCGTGTTGTTGTTCTAATCATTCAAATCGCACCTGTTAACTCGTAATTAGCACTGATTGGCACCATGCCATAATCACTAGTCATAATGACGTTTGAGATATCTTTAACCTTCGTCCTGCCTAGGCAAAACTGAATTACAGATATCTGCAATTGTCATTTAAGATGTGTGACAAGTTGAATGTCGTTTTCAATTACTTCATTGCAGATATCTGTAATTCAGTTTCGCCTAGTCAAAACTGCATTACAGATATCTCTATCTGTCGTTTCGACTACTCAAAATTACATTACAGATATCTCGAATGACAATTCCAACTATCCAAAATGTAATTACGACTAGTCAGAAAGACGTTGGTGATATCTACAACGTTAATTCCGGATAGTCGAActtaacttttaaatgttaaaacggcTTTCCATAGTAatccgaaacaacaatggaggaccaAATCATCGTCACTGTATGTGGATACCTGGAGCTGTACGATACATCGTTATACTTTTATAGAAACTGGAATAAAAAGGATCTTGCTtggaagaaagtgagtgaggaggtcggacaattTGGTAAGTTGTAAAACACGCTCTTtcctcaatttgagctatataagagagagagagagagagagagagagagagagagagagagagactacaAACTAGCCAAAGCCGgcaaattgagcttattcgACGTATTTTACAACGACTTTCCCGCTGATGAGTTGATTCTaggattttgattttaggggggctcagcccccaacaagggtatgattaaaaacatattatttgaCTATATGATTAAtctgttctatatttatttctacttattaaaaataacaacatgaattatcaatttgccacttctataaatcaagtacaaatctagtataaatagtataaatcaagaaaatcaaaaatcccTTTACTCTACGCTTACTCTAATTTATGTATCATGACACTCCTCCTGATTCATTATTACTTAatacaaaactatatttaataatacaaaacaaaataactccaCATTTTCTCTCTGGGCCATCTAGTGCTTTCAGACAAtgatgtgtgtcatttctgtgcatggctgcataatgtaatgttaaaatacattataatatgtctgtaattgtaaaaagtaaattaaaataaatcatgatcGTTTTCTGAAACGTTTTTATGGGTGTTAATCACTTCATTTTTGTAGGAATAAAAAACAACTATCACACAAGGGCTGAAGGTGAACGCAGCGAAACGTATTGGTATTGGATGAAAAACCGAGCCGTCCCGTGTGCTCGCAATGCTCCAGTAACATTACATTATGTAAACTGCAATGCATTTATGACAAAGAACTGCACCGATGCAGATGTAATATCATAGCATTAGCAGTCTATCAataaatgcacgcacacacgACACACACCTTGTGCTCTCTGATGTTCGCTCTGCTCGGCGCCCCTGCAGATTGAAAAATGCGCTAAATCCAAGCAGACTCGGATAAGGGGAGGAGACGAAACTTGACGCAGCTTGCCGCCGTttcaaattagtttttttttaaaggagactgaagcgatcaaaaatttattaatcaaatattttaaaggGGGCTGGGCAGAAGCCCCCTAAAAAGGGCCTAGTGACGCCCCTGTTCAGAGGAAGTGTACAGAAAGAAGTGGAAGAGTCTGAGGAACTCATACTTAAAAGAGAGGAAGAGTCATtcccatgacgcgaattcgcatCTGTTGTTAAGTAAATTTCACGCGCGAATGATAGAACATCTGCAGCAACTTTTTGCAAATGTTGAAGGCCACCAGCCTTCTGAAGAAGTACAAGTACCTTTCCTGCACAGAGCATCCGTGTTAGAAGTCCAGTCCAGTTTCTCATCTGCGCACTCAGGTATTtgtaatggtgcgttcacaccaggCGCAAATGAAGCGTTATGGGGCGTTCACACCAGAAgcgacttgcgcgaataaatcgCGCGTAGTTAGACGCTTGaaaattttgagtttactcgctttcATTCACGCGTGAAATTCGCTTCACTGTGGTGGCGAGTGTGCTGGGAAGGCAACGTTAAGAAAAAGGACGTTATGTATGGACAAGCTGGTGAGGAATGCGGGCTCTGTCGTGGGCACAGAGCTGGACAGCCTAACAACTGCGGCAGAGGGACGGGCGCTGAGCAAACTCCTGTCAATCATGGACAAACCATTGCTTCCACTGCACAGCATCATCTCAAGGCAGAGGAGCAGCTTTGGTGACAGGTTGCTGTCACTACCCTGCTCCACAGACGGACTGAGGAGGTCGTTCCTTTCTCATGCCATGCGGCTTTTTAACTCCACTCAAGGCGGACATTTGTCACTGATCTGAACTGTATGCACCGTACATTAGGTAGCATACAATTTTGATTTTCACAggacttcttctttttttatttttatttagatttattatttttatactttagtATCATTGTATGCTGTATACTGCTGGAATTTGTTAATTCCCCACTGGGATAAAGTATCTAACTAACTAACTGCTAGCATAACATTTGCTATCAGACATTTCATATGATTAAGGAAATATACCAAATAATCACAGAGGCATAAAAATTAACAAGTACTTAAGGTAGAATGTAAGTTGTGTTACTAAACCAATATGTTGTGGttgagtttttattatattggCTAACTGACCAGAAACAGAGATTTCGCTGTCCTCTTCAGATGCTCCAACTTGCCCGCGGTTACCATGGTAACTCAACCGCCACCAGTATAAAGTTTTAGCGGTTCTCTAAATATGTAACCTTTACACGTAGTTTGTTgtcatacatttttataaaagccttTTATTGCGAAGTAAAAGCGTCTCACCTCAGAAAAACGAACTTTGTCAGACGCAGTTAAGtgtgcctaaaaaaaaaaaaaacgtgttgtCCTGATTTAACTATCTGCTGTCAAATACAATTTTGTCaggcattttaattttattattttaatgttttgtttttcataaattgttatgaaataaaaaagtcTATCACTTTCCTGAACTGTCAGACGTTAGGCTATTTAAAGAGCATATCTTAGTGAATAATCAGTTTTAtcttaaattagattttaattttgtgaCCGATgttttaattacacattttaaatagcAAATTCTGGTAATCGGAACATAAAAAGAATTATAAtttgatggtaatgaaattctGGACCTAAGTTACGTTGTGAAATTACCAAAGTATTTCGAATATATTACGTAAATTCTTAGTTATCTTATAACCTTAGGAGACCATACCGACGACGCTGTGAGCTGGTAATGATGGTTATAAAAGGCTGTTCAACGATAATTGTAATTAttgtgtacaaaataagagtctgtgtttacgtaatatatgtgtgtgttctgtgtataaatattatgtaaatacacacacatacgtatatatttaagaaatatatgcttgtgtatatatatatatatatatatatatatatatatatatatatatttattttttttttt encodes the following:
- the LOC137008825 gene encoding alpha-2,8-sialyltransferase 8F-like, with product MGQRWDDRHVQQLHCAKLRRKFSIIKPAKSIELKSFAQDLSDFMSCPYKSNKTECELNRIRLQFCFNATESFILTKRNTAVNQIIPYETSTTKTYKMTAALHSMLPEDFPWSGRHLDRCAVVGSVGILKNSSCGREIDSTDFAFLYVFSFSFRFNLAHVNDSDIGLKTDLVTINPTQIQREYKNLEKNPDLLVEQVSVYGNASLIIPAFAYTFCTSPSMKALKVLQPIRPQQPVVFYSPYYLRKLDRFWKGRGIREVRLSSGFIMISKAMEVCEHVHVYGFWPFDSDLQKRPVPYHYYDLNRPHPYMHKIPVEFVRLLQLHSQGALTLHLQPCAS
- the LOC137009280 gene encoding alpha-2,8-sialyltransferase 8F-like, with the protein product MALVSLQWIVRLLMVLILFQGVCVMFYYTPNTHSSRDGMTDTLQQLHCAKLRRKFSIIKPAKSIVLKSFTQDLSDFMSCPYKSNKTERELNRVRLQFCCNATESFIITKRNTAVNQTIPYETSTTKTYKMTEALHSMLPEDIPWSGRRLGRCAVVGSGGILKNSSCGREIDSADFVIRFNLAAVNDSDVGMKTDLITINPSQIRFKNLGTNPNPLVEKVSVYGNASLIMPAFAYTFCTSQSITTLKVLQPIRPQQPVVFFSPSYLRMLDRFWKGRGLQEVRLSTGFMLISTALELCEHVHVYGFWPFGSDLQERPVPYHYYDQLKPHRYMHKMPEEFVRLLQLHSQGALTLHLQPCSSHHDTMNTEYL